The DNA window TATCACCAGGGCCTGCATGGGCAGGCTGTTCTCCTCCATCAGGTAGGCGATGCAGGGGTCAGAATTGATGACGATCTCATAGGCCAGGCCCATGAAACCGCGCCGGTAGGACTGTTCGGACTGGATAAACTTCTTGCCGAAGGACCAATGGCTGTAGCCGATGGGCATACCCACCGAACTGTAGGCGTCCAGCATCTGTTCGGCGGTGATCACTTCCATCTGGTTGGGGTAGGTATCCAGGCCGTAATGTTCCGCGACCCGGGCTATGGCCTTGTCGTAGGCCACCAGATCGTCGAAGGTCCAATCCGGTCCGTCGGGCAGGGGCTTGCGCACTTTCGCCATAATGCCTCCTAGGCGGCCTGTTTCCTGAACAATTCCCGGAACACGGGGTAGATGTCCCCCACTTCCTGAATGTGCTGCATGGCAAAGTTGGGGAATTGTGCGGCCAGGCTCTCGTATTCCCGCCACAGGGTCTGGTGGGATCTGTGGGTGATTTCGATGTAGCTGTAATAGCGCACGAAGGGCAGTATCTGCTCGGCCAGCAACTTGGCGCAGTTGGGACTGTCGTCAGCCCAGTTGTCCCCGTCCGAGGCCTGGGCGGCGTAGACGTTCCACTGGTCCGGCGGATAGCGCTTTTTCATGATCTCCGCCATCAGGGTCAGGGCGGAGCTGACGATGGTGCCGCCGGTCTCCTGGCTGTAGAAGAACTCGTGTTCGTCTACCTCCTTGGCCTGGGTGTGGTGGCGGATATAAACCACGTCGATATGCTTGTAGGTGCGGGTTAAAAACAGGTAGAGCAAGATGTAAAAGCGCTTGGCCATGTCCTTGGTGACCTGGTCCATGGAGCCTGACACGTCCATCAGGCAGAACATCACCGCCCGGCTCGACGGTATGGCCACCCGCTCGAAGTTGTTGTAGCGAAGGTCGAAGGTGTCGATAAAGGGCACCTTGTCGATGGCGGCCTTGAGGGCCGCTATCTCGTCACGCAGGACCTTGAGCTGATCCTGGGTGGCGGTAGGATCGTTTTCCAACTCGGCCAGTTGGGCTTGCAGCTCCCTGAGCTGGCGTTTGCGCCCGGCGGTGATGGCCATACGCCTGGCCAGGCTCTGCTTCAAGGAACGCACCACGTTGATACGGCTGGGCACCCCCTGGTTTACAAAGCCGGCGCGCCGGGTCTCCCATTCCACCAGTTGGGCCAGCTGGCTCTTTTCCAGGTTGGGCAGTTCCAAGTCTTCAAACAGCAGGTCCAAGTATTCGTCTTTGGAGATCTCGAATACGAAGTCGTCCTGGCCCTCGCCGCTGTCGGAGGCGTCTCCCTGGCCAGCGCCGCCACCGCCCCCCTCAGGGGGCCTGGCTATTTTGTCGCCGGGCACGAACTGGTCGTTACCCGGATGCACCCGTTCCCTAAGGCCCCCCCTGCCCTGGTGGAAGATGGGCTCGGAGATGTCCCTGGCCGGTATGGACACGGATTCCCCCGAGTTGACGTCTTCCACCGAGCGTTTGGTGATGGCGTCCGACACCGCCTTTTTGATCTGCGACTTGTAGCGGCGCAGAAAGCGGTTACGGTTGACGGTGCTCTTACCCTTGGCGTTCTGGCGCCTGTCGATAAAGTGCGACATAGGCCCTCCTCACGAGGATTTACGCACGCGCAGGTACCAGTCCGACAACAGCCGGACCTGCTTGCGGGTGTAGCCCTTGTCCATCATCCGCTCGACGAAGTCGTCATGTTTCTTACGCTCTTCGGCCGAGGTCTTGGCGTTGAAGGAGATGACCGGCAGCAGCTCTTCGGTATTGGAGAACATTTTCTTCTCGATAACCGATTTGAGCTTCTCGTAGCTGGTCCAGGTGGGATTCTTGCCGTTGTGGTTGGCCCGGGCCCGCAGTACGAAGTTGACGATCTCGTTGCGAAAATCCTTGGGATTGGAGATCCCCGCCGGTTTCTCGATTTTCTCCAGCTCGGCGTTCAGGGCCCCCCGGTCAAACAGCTGGCCGGTTTCCGGATCGCGGTATTCCTGGTCCTGGATCCAGAAATCGGCGTAGGTGACGTAGCGGTCGAAGATGTTCTGGCCGTATTCGCTGTAAGACTCGAGGTAGGCGGTCTGAATCTCCTTGCCGATAAAGTCGACGTATTTGGGGATAAGGAAGCCTTTGAGGAATTCCTTG is part of the Gallaecimonas xiamenensis 3-C-1 genome and encodes:
- a CDS encoding YeaH/YhbH family protein, with product MSHFIDRRQNAKGKSTVNRNRFLRRYKSQIKKAVSDAITKRSVEDVNSGESVSIPARDISEPIFHQGRGGLRERVHPGNDQFVPGDKIARPPEGGGGGAGQGDASDSGEGQDDFVFEISKDEYLDLLFEDLELPNLEKSQLAQLVEWETRRAGFVNQGVPSRINVVRSLKQSLARRMAITAGRKRQLRELQAQLAELENDPTATQDQLKVLRDEIAALKAAIDKVPFIDTFDLRYNNFERVAIPSSRAVMFCLMDVSGSMDQVTKDMAKRFYILLYLFLTRTYKHIDVVYIRHHTQAKEVDEHEFFYSQETGGTIVSSALTLMAEIMKKRYPPDQWNVYAAQASDGDNWADDSPNCAKLLAEQILPFVRYYSYIEITHRSHQTLWREYESLAAQFPNFAMQHIQEVGDIYPVFRELFRKQAA